The Bremerella cremea sequence GGGGAAGATACGCGAACCCAACGTGTACTGAGGTTGTCCAGCGAATGCGTGCGTTCGGCATCGCTGGCGTGGGACAAAGTTCGTGGGGGCCGACCATTTTTGGCCTGTGCGAGAGCCCCAGCCAGGCCGAGGCACTTTCGGCCAGCTTGCGCGAGCGGTATTCTGAACACGAAATGACCCTGGAAATTTCCGAGCCGAACAATGTCGGTGCCCAATTGGAATGGGCGCGGCCGGGCGGCTGATTCGCAGTAGAGAGGATTCTGGCTCCATGCCAAACTTGGGCGTCAACATCGACCACATCGCTACCATTCGCCAGGCCCGCAAAACGAACGAGCCAGACCCGGTGTGGGCTGCTGCCCTGGCCGAACTGGGGGGTGCCGATTGCATTACGCTGCACCTGCGGGAAGATCGTCGGCATATTCAAGACCGCGATCTGGAAGTGATGCGGCAAACGGTCAAAGTGAAGCTGAACTTGGAACTGGCGATCGAAGAAGAAGTGGTGGCGATTGCCTGCCGCGTGATGCCAGACCAGGTGACGCTGGTCCCCGAAAAACGAGAAGAAGTGACCACCGAAGGGGGACTCGACCTCGTTTCGCACGAAGCGGCCGTGGCCCGGGCGATGGAAAAACTGCGTGACGCGGGGATCTCGATCAACCTGTTTCTCGACCCCGAGGAAGCGCAAATCGCCATGGCCGCCAAGCTGCAAGCGGACGGCATCGAACTGCATACCGGCCAATATGCCCTGCACAGCGGCGCGGCCCAACAAAAAGAGCTGGCCCGGCTAACCACCGCCGGCCAACAGACTCGCGCGGCTGGGATGGAACTGCTGGCCGGGCACGGGCTGACTTATACCAACGTCCAGCCGGTGGCCCGCATTCCGGAAATGGCCGAACTGAACATCGGCCACAGCATCATCTCTCGCGCCGTGTTCGTTGGTTTCCGCGATGCCGTTGCGGAGATGAAGCGGTTGATTACCGTTTAACTGCCGGTTGAATTTCTCAGATCGGTTCATGTTATTGAGATCGTGACGTGACCGCTCGCCAGCTCCAACGGAGCGACCGTCAATAGCCAGGGTGCGGCAGCCCCTGGAGTTTGTATCGCAGAAAAACAAGCCCTGGCAGGGCGACCGTAGGTGACCAACATAATAACGACCGCCCTTGCAGGGCTTCGCGTTAAGACACTCCATACCAGGGGCTGTCGCACCCTGGCTATTGACGGTCGGCCCCTTGGGCCTATGAAAGTCGGCGCAAGAAAGACGTTGAGCATCTTAACAAAGATGCCATGGCCCCCTTCAAGTTGATTCCTCACCGGCAGCCAGGTGGGCGGCACTGGCCAAGATTGTGGGCTTTTCGTATTATGGGCAGATTCGAGACTGTCCAACCGATTTTTGTAGTTTCGTAATCCATTTCTGTTCGTTTTTTGACTCAGTTGGTAATTCGACATGGCACGCAAAGGTAGCGATTTCGCAGGCGTATCGGTAGCAATCACGACTCCCTTTAAGGGGGATCAAGTGGACTACGATCTGCTGAAAAAACAGGTCGAATACCAAATTGAAGCAGGCGTGCATTGCCTGGTGCCGGTGGGAACAACCGGCGAATCCCCTACCCTTTCGCATGAAGAGCACGAACGGGTGATTAGCGCCGTGATTGAAACGGTAGCCGGTCGCGCGAAGGTGATGCCGGGTACGGGGTCGAACAGCACACACGAAGCTTTGAAGCTGACCCGCTGGGCCGAGAAGGAAGGTGCCGACGCCGCCTTGGTAGTTGCCCCTTACTACAACAAGCCGACCCAGGAAGGTTTTTACCAGCATTACAAGGTGCTGGCCGAAGACGCCGGGATTCCGATTTGCGTTTACAACATCCCCGGCCGCACCGGCAAGAATATCGAGCCAGAAACGATCGCCCGCATGGCCGAACTCGAGCAAATCAAACTGGTCAAAGAAGCGACCGGTTCACTCGATCAGGCTTCGCAAATCTTGGAAATGACCGACCTGACCTTGCTCAGTGGTGACGACAGCTTGACGCTGCCGCTGATGTCGATCGGGGGTGAAGGGGTTATTTCGGTGGTGAGCAACATCGTGCCGAAGGATATGCTGGCCTTGGTCGCTGCGGCTGCCTCGGGTGATTTCGCCGAAGCCCAGAAGTGGCACTTCAAGTTGTTTACCCTCTGCCGCGAGATGCTCGGCCTGTCGACCAACCCCATCCCGCTCAAGTCGGCGATGAAGATGTTGGGCCGCGACACCGGCGAGATGCGGCTGCCAATGACGCCACTGTGCGAGAACGGCGAAAAACGCCTGGCCCAGGTGCTAACCGAATACGGCCTGCTGTAATCTCTGTTTGCCGAAAGCCTAACCGAAACTTGCCATGCCGTCGGTCGTCTATCTTTGCGAATACGGGACGATCTACGGCGGCGAGAACAGCATGCTCAGCGGGCTGGCCGAACTGAAGGCCCGCGGGTTTGAGGTGGCGGTGGCTTGCCCGCCAGATAGCCCGTTAGCAGCGCAGGTTGTTTCGTTGGGGTTCGCCCATCGACCGGTCGTGTGGACCGACGAATCTGGCCGCCGCAAACCGCTGGAAGTTCTGCGGGACGAGCTAAGGCAACACACGGCCGATTGGCAAGTCGATCTCGTGCATGCCAACAGCTTGTCGGTCGCGCGGATTCTGGGGCCGGTCGAGCGGCCAGCGGGCAGCAAGTTCGTGGGGCACCTCCGCGATATCATCAAGCTCAATCGCCGCGTGGTGGCCGATATTTCGCGGTTAGACGAAATCTACTGCGTTTCGACAGCGACGCGCGATTTTCATTTGGCCCAAGGGCTGAGCGCAGAGAACTCGTGCGTGCTGCATAACGGAATCGATTTGGCGAAGTTTTCGCCCCCAGCCGAGCGGCCTGATCGCTTGCCGCTGCGGTTGGTTTACATCGGCCAACTGGTGATGCGGAAAGGGGTGGATGTGCTGCTGGAAGGGGTTCGCCTGGCGATTGCCCAAGGTGCCGATGTGACGCTCGATTTGTACGGCGAGTGTCACTCTGCCAAGCAAGAAGCCCAGCACTACTTGGCCGATCTGCACCGCAGCGGCCAGACAGGCGAGCTGGCCGGGCGGGTCGGCTTTCGAGGCCGAACCGACGACGCGGCGACCGTTTTGCGCCAGGCCGACGTGTTGGTGCATGCAGCGCGGCAAGAGCCGTGGGGGCGTGTTCTGCTGGAAGCGGCCGCGTGCGGGCTGCCGATTGTGGCAACCGCTGTGGGGGGGACTCGCGAGATGTTCCCTGCCGGGGAATGCCTGTTGGTTCCGCCTGACGATCCACCAGGCATCGCCGCCGCCCTAGGCAAGCTAAGTGCTTCGTATGCGTTGCGCAAAAAGCTTGGGCTGCAGGCACGGCAACGGATGGAACAATTGGGCGTTTCCGGTTATGCGGATAAGTTGGTTGCTCGCTATCAAAATGTGTTGCGCTCGCCCGCGAAATAGCTCAAGAATGCTCTGTGCAGGGAATTGGGAGCTAGATTTAATTAATCAGAAGTTCGACTCCTAGGTCGAGTGGCCATGGGTCGACGAGCTCATCTTTATCTCCTCGACTTCAGCCTCGTCACGTATTACTGTTAGGTTTGTCATGAGCATGTCTTGCCAAGAACTTGCAGGTCGCATCGAGCGTATGCAGCCCAATGCCGAGCCCCGTGATGTAGCCCGGTTGTGCCTGCTTTTGTCGAACACCGTAGATGACCTTTCCGATCTGGCGGAAGATAAAGAGCTGACCACCGCCTGGCAGGAAATGGGCCTTCGTCTGCAAGCCGCCACCGATCAACACGCGGCCATGACGGACGAGCTGGACGAACTCGCCCACTCGGACCCGCGTAAGTTTTCGCCCGATCAAATCTGGGTACTCATCCGCGCGATTAAAGTGCAAAGCCAGATTCTGCAGATGTACGTAGGGCAACCGCTGATCGACGTTTGATACGGTTGATTTGGGAATTCTTCTTACCGAGCGATTCCAAGCCGAGCGGCTAGTTCAATAAGTCGCTCACCCGCCCCCTGCGTTTGCCGAAGAAGGCTATGGTGTGGCGGTCGAATCAGTCTGCTCAACTTGGTCCGTCTGTTGATGGGATCTTTTCTCTGAGCTTGGCATGCCGACGAAGACGACGGCATGGCACCCTTCTTGGGAAGTGCGTTTGGCAATTTGAACTTCGTTGCTGTGCGGGTTCTCGCCACGAAGGCACAGGCCAGAGGTACCGTGGCACACGTGCTGACCATGGGCAAGATGGCAACAAACATTCAGTCTTCCACAGTAGGATTTCTTGGTGATAGAAAAGGGTCGAATTTCTCAATAATTGTTCCTCTTGCCACCACCAGTACTTTGTAACCATCAAAGACGGAGTTGCCGGGGTTTTCGTCATCTGACCAATAGACGAGACCATGACTACCTGGGAGAAGTTCGACCAGGAATTGCAGTACATCTAACAACTTATCATGTTCTGCACCTCGATGATTGGCACCTCCTGAACATTGAAAAATCGTGGCGTAGTTCACCTGCATGATACAGTTGATGGGAAGGCACTTTAAATTGTCACTGACCTTTGCTTTAAGCAATTCAACTTTTTGTGCGAGTTGTCCGCAATCGGATTCTTCAGTTGATTCGCTAAGCTCAATCCATAGACGGTATTCATACATGGCGGTACTGAATTTCACGTAGAGTAGGATACGCATGCCGACGAAGACGACGGCATGACACCCTTTTTAGGAAGCACGTTTGGCAATTTGAACTTCGATGCCGTGCGTGTTCTCGCTACTAAGGCACGGGCCTCTGGCACCGTGGCACACGGAGTTTTTTGGGGTAGCAATTGGCTAAGGGGTGGCCAACGGTTGCACTTCGCCTAGCAGGAAGAGGGAGACTTTCATATAGATCACGATGCCGAACAGGTCGATCAGTCCGGCCACGAATGGGTTGCTCATTAGTGCTGGGTCGAGGCCGATTTTTTTGAACATCAGCGGCAACATCGAGCCGATGAACGTTCCGGCGATGACCACCAGCACCAGTGTCGAGGGGACGACTAAGGCGGAATAGACCGACGGCGATTTAAAGAGCGCCAACAGCATGCCCATGAAGGCCATGATTAGCCCCAAGATCAAACCCATCACGATCTCGCGGCGCATGATGATCCACCAATCGGCGACACTCGCTTCCCCCTTGTTCAGGGCGGTGATCACTAGCGTGGCCGATTGATTGCCTGAGTTGCCCCCGGTAGAGATGACCAGCGGAATAAAGATCACCAGCCACGGTATCCGCTCGAGGTCGTTTTGATACTGTTCCAGGGCGAACGTCGTCATGAACGCGCCGACAAACAGTACGGCCAGCCAGACGCCTCGTTTACGGCTAAGGGTCAGCACGCTGGTGCGAAGGTACGTTTCTTCCAACGGTTCGACCGCCGCCGCGCGGTACGCATCTTCGGCAGCTTCTTCCACCACCACGTCCAAGATATCGTCGTGCGTAATGATGCCGACCAGGCGCAGTTCTTCATCGACGACCGGGATGGCCAGCAAGTCGTAGTCGGCCATCTTCCGCAGCACCTCTTCTTGGTCGTCCATCACGCTGGCATGGATGACCTCGGTCTCCATGATGTCGTTCAGCCGTTTTTGCGGCTTGCTGAGCGCGGAAACGATATCGCGCGTCGAGACCACACCATGCAAGCTGCCATGTTCGTCGACCACGTACAGGTAATAGATCGTTTCCAGGTTTTCGGCCTGTTCGGTCAGTTCCTGCAGGGCTTGCCGGGCGGTGAGGTTTTCGCTCAGACGGGCCATCTCGGTCGTCATGATCGCGCCGGCGGTTCCTTCCGGATAGTTCGACAGCCGCAACACGTCGCGGCGCTCGTCGACGGTGAAGCAGGCCAAGATCTGCTCGGCCGTCTCTTCGCCAACTTCCCCCAGCAAGTCGACCTGATCGTCGGCCGACATGGTGGCAACCACCGGAGCGACCGACTCGGGCGAACGGACTTCCAGCATTTCGGCCTGAAGGTGGGGCTCGAAGTAAGAGAGGATTTCGCCTTGCAGATTCAAATCGGCGTGATCGAGCACCCCCCATGCCTCTTGGGGGGCAAGTCCTTCCATGAACTCTGCTGTCCGGGCCGGATGCAAAGCCGTACAGAACTCACGGAGACCGTTCGAGTCGTTTTCGGCCAGCATTTCTCGCAGTTCCGGCAGATACAGCGTGTTAATCATGGAGTTCCTTTGATCGATCGACTTGGTGAGTCCCTCTTTCGCGGATTCTTGAGCGTATATCTTACTGGAGACACCACTTCGTGCGGAGGGCTGCCCCAAAGTGACCGATAAATGGTAATTATTCACCGCGGATGGGAACGCTTTGCCCCAAGATAGCAACTATAATGGGGTTGCGATTGACATTCGCTCCCCCTGAAAGTACGTTCAGAATATCTAACACGATAATTTGTTGGGTATTTCCTTCGTTTTGCTGGCCGTTTTTTGGCGTTTCATCGAAACGAAGAAAATATCGAACGCCAACAACATGGACCAGTTCGGTATGCTACGAAGCCAAGATTCGCTGGATTCCAGCGAAGATCAGCTATCAGAGTGCGAACAGAAACTCGGCTATACGTTTCAAAATCGTGCTCTTCTTCAATCGGCCCTCACGCATGCTTCGGGCGCTTCGCACCGCTTGGGAAGCAACGAGCGGTTAGAGTTTTTGGGGGATGCGATCCTCGGCAAGTACGTTTGCGAAACGCTCTTTCATAAGTTTCCGAACTATTTGGAAGGGGATTTAACCCGCATCAAGTCGATTGTCGTCAGCCGCAGTACGTGCGCCCGACTGAGCGATGCGATGGGGTTGGAACCGTTTCTGATTTTGGGCAAAGGGATGGCCTCGTCCCAGTCCGTTCCCAGGTCGCTGCTGGCCGATGTGTTTGAAGCCATCATCGCGGCCATTTATTTGGATGGTGGCAACGAAAAGGTCAACGGATTCCTCGACGTAGTTCTGGCCGAAGAGATCGAACAGGCCTCGGCGGGGGAAGTCGGGAGCAACTACAAATCGATGCTCCAGCAATACGCCCAGCGCGAGTTTGGCACCACCCCCAACTACGAATTGGTCGCCGAAAAAGGGCCCGATCATAGCAAGATCTTCAACGTCGCCGTGCAGTTGCAAGGCAACCGCTACACGTCGGCGTGGGGGTCGAACAAAAAGGAAGCCGAACAGCGAGCCGCCAAGAACGCCTTGCACGAAATTGAAGGGGAAGAACCACCCTTCTTAGAGAACGTGGCCACGGAAGAAATCGAAGCCGAAGAATAACCGGCCTGCTTCTAGCGAGAATCGTCCTGTTGCCGTACGCCACAGGACGCGTTCTTTCTCTACTGCTCCGCCCCAAAGGGGCGCCCGATAATAGCCAGGGGCATAAGCCCCTGGAAAGAAAGCACTGCGAAAACCAAGCCCCAACGGGGCGGCACGATCTTGCTTCTCTGAAAAACTCCGCCGCCCATTAACGGATGGTAATCGCTTGTTTCAGCGGCTCTAAGATGTTGCCGATCACATGGTTTTCGAGCAGCATGACCGCTTGATCGTGCAGCCGCTTAAACGCGCTAACATAGGTATCCGATTCGTCCAGGCTGCCAAACCGGCGTACGGTTAGGTAAACGCTGAGTTGTTCTTCGGGGAACTCGTTGGTTCG is a genomic window containing:
- a CDS encoding glycosyltransferase family 4 protein translates to MPSVVYLCEYGTIYGGENSMLSGLAELKARGFEVAVACPPDSPLAAQVVSLGFAHRPVVWTDESGRRKPLEVLRDELRQHTADWQVDLVHANSLSVARILGPVERPAGSKFVGHLRDIIKLNRRVVADISRLDEIYCVSTATRDFHLAQGLSAENSCVLHNGIDLAKFSPPAERPDRLPLRLVYIGQLVMRKGVDVLLEGVRLAIAQGADVTLDLYGECHSAKQEAQHYLADLHRSGQTGELAGRVGFRGRTDDAATVLRQADVLVHAARQEPWGRVLLEAAACGLPIVATAVGGTREMFPAGECLLVPPDDPPGIAAALGKLSASYALRKKLGLQARQRMEQLGVSGYADKLVARYQNVLRSPAK
- a CDS encoding pyridoxine 5'-phosphate synthase, translated to MPNLGVNIDHIATIRQARKTNEPDPVWAAALAELGGADCITLHLREDRRHIQDRDLEVMRQTVKVKLNLELAIEEEVVAIACRVMPDQVTLVPEKREEVTTEGGLDLVSHEAAVARAMEKLRDAGISINLFLDPEEAQIAMAAKLQADGIELHTGQYALHSGAAQQKELARLTTAGQQTRAAGMELLAGHGLTYTNVQPVARIPEMAELNIGHSIISRAVFVGFRDAVAEMKRLITV
- a CDS encoding Imm7 family immunity protein produces the protein MYEYRLWIELSESTEESDCGQLAQKVELLKAKVSDNLKCLPINCIMQVNYATIFQCSGGANHRGAEHDKLLDVLQFLVELLPGSHGLVYWSDDENPGNSVFDGYKVLVVARGTIIEKFDPFLSPRNPTVED
- the rnc gene encoding ribonuclease III — protein: MGISFVLLAVFWRFIETKKISNANNMDQFGMLRSQDSLDSSEDQLSECEQKLGYTFQNRALLQSALTHASGASHRLGSNERLEFLGDAILGKYVCETLFHKFPNYLEGDLTRIKSIVVSRSTCARLSDAMGLEPFLILGKGMASSQSVPRSLLADVFEAIIAAIYLDGGNEKVNGFLDVVLAEEIEQASAGEVGSNYKSMLQQYAQREFGTTPNYELVAEKGPDHSKIFNVAVQLQGNRYTSAWGSNKKEAEQRAAKNALHEIEGEEPPFLENVATEEIEAEE
- the mgtE gene encoding magnesium transporter: MINTLYLPELREMLAENDSNGLREFCTALHPARTAEFMEGLAPQEAWGVLDHADLNLQGEILSYFEPHLQAEMLEVRSPESVAPVVATMSADDQVDLLGEVGEETAEQILACFTVDERRDVLRLSNYPEGTAGAIMTTEMARLSENLTARQALQELTEQAENLETIYYLYVVDEHGSLHGVVSTRDIVSALSKPQKRLNDIMETEVIHASVMDDQEEVLRKMADYDLLAIPVVDEELRLVGIITHDDILDVVVEEAAEDAYRAAAVEPLEETYLRTSVLTLSRKRGVWLAVLFVGAFMTTFALEQYQNDLERIPWLVIFIPLVISTGGNSGNQSATLVITALNKGEASVADWWIIMRREIVMGLILGLIMAFMGMLLALFKSPSVYSALVVPSTLVLVVIAGTFIGSMLPLMFKKIGLDPALMSNPFVAGLIDLFGIVIYMKVSLFLLGEVQPLATP
- the dapA gene encoding 4-hydroxy-tetrahydrodipicolinate synthase; translated protein: MARKGSDFAGVSVAITTPFKGDQVDYDLLKKQVEYQIEAGVHCLVPVGTTGESPTLSHEEHERVISAVIETVAGRAKVMPGTGSNSTHEALKLTRWAEKEGADAALVVAPYYNKPTQEGFYQHYKVLAEDAGIPICVYNIPGRTGKNIEPETIARMAELEQIKLVKEATGSLDQASQILEMTDLTLLSGDDSLTLPLMSIGGEGVISVVSNIVPKDMLALVAAAASGDFAEAQKWHFKLFTLCREMLGLSTNPIPLKSAMKMLGRDTGEMRLPMTPLCENGEKRLAQVLTEYGLL